In Asanoa sp. WMMD1127, one genomic interval encodes:
- a CDS encoding NADH-quinone oxidoreductase subunit M, giving the protein MSDALLVAVLALPAAGAVGAALLPDRAGRWCGAGFAALALVASVLLGALSHPSAWFSYMPTVNAPPIVPWASVDASWVPALDLRLHFGVDGVSYPLVVLTTLLTLLCCLYTLWHVPSGGRGNTLVALLLVVEVGMLGTFLALDLVLFFVFFEVVLLPMYAVIAGWGGDQRRHAARKFALYTLFGSVLLLVGVFTVVAAAGTADLVTLTSGAVTLSRTTQLAAFTLLAIAFAVKSPLWPLHTWLPDAHTQAPTVGSVLLAGVLLKMGTYGLIRVAVGVAPEGARWASPLLGALAVAAILVGCLVCLAQTELKRLIAYSSVGHMGFVLLGVATLTATGIQAALIGNVAHGIITGLLFFLAGAVKDRFHTGDLAVLGGLRERSPWLSGLLAFAAIASLGLPGLAGFWGEAFAVVAAFERGGAGWVTLGVLAAIGGALTAAYFLRLLRKVTHGAASPAVSSAAPVRLSGMELVAWSPLVVLALVVGLVPALVLGLSEAPVQALIEAVTR; this is encoded by the coding sequence ATGAGCGACGCTCTGCTGGTCGCGGTGCTCGCCCTGCCGGCCGCCGGCGCGGTGGGGGCGGCGCTGCTGCCCGACCGGGCCGGCCGGTGGTGCGGCGCGGGGTTCGCCGCGCTGGCGCTGGTGGCGAGCGTGCTGCTCGGCGCGCTGTCGCACCCGAGCGCCTGGTTCAGCTACATGCCGACTGTCAACGCGCCGCCGATCGTGCCATGGGCCTCCGTCGACGCGTCCTGGGTGCCGGCGCTCGACCTGCGGCTGCATTTCGGCGTCGACGGCGTCTCGTACCCCCTGGTCGTGTTGACCACGCTGTTGACCCTGCTCTGCTGCCTCTACACGCTCTGGCATGTGCCGTCCGGCGGCCGGGGCAACACGCTGGTCGCCCTCCTGCTGGTCGTCGAGGTCGGCATGCTCGGCACGTTCCTCGCCCTCGACCTGGTGCTGTTCTTCGTGTTCTTCGAGGTCGTGCTGCTGCCGATGTACGCGGTGATCGCCGGCTGGGGCGGCGACCAGCGGCGGCACGCGGCCCGCAAGTTCGCCCTCTACACCCTGTTCGGCTCGGTGCTGCTGCTCGTCGGCGTGTTCACCGTGGTCGCCGCGGCCGGCACCGCCGACCTGGTCACGCTGACCTCGGGCGCGGTCACGCTGAGCCGCACCACCCAGCTCGCCGCCTTTACGCTGCTGGCGATCGCGTTCGCGGTGAAGAGTCCACTGTGGCCGCTGCACACCTGGCTGCCCGACGCGCACACCCAGGCCCCGACCGTGGGGAGCGTGCTGCTGGCGGGCGTGCTGCTGAAGATGGGCACCTACGGGCTGATCCGGGTGGCGGTCGGCGTCGCGCCCGAGGGCGCCCGGTGGGCGTCGCCGCTGCTGGGGGCCCTGGCCGTCGCCGCGATCCTGGTCGGCTGTCTCGTGTGCCTCGCGCAGACCGAGCTCAAGCGGCTGATCGCCTATTCCAGCGTGGGCCACATGGGCTTCGTGCTGCTCGGCGTCGCGACGTTGACCGCGACCGGCATCCAGGCCGCGCTGATCGGCAACGTGGCGCACGGCATCATCACCGGCCTGCTGTTCTTCCTCGCTGGGGCGGTCAAGGACCGGTTCCACACGGGTGACCTGGCGGTGCTCGGCGGGCTGCGGGAGCGGTCGCCGTGGCTGTCCGGGCTGCTGGCCTTCGCCGCGATCGCGTCGCTCGGGCTGCCCGGGCTGGCCGGGTTCTGGGGCGAGGCGTTCGCGGTGGTCGCGGCGTTCGAACGGGGCGGCGCCGGCTGGGTGACGCTGGGCGTGCTGGCGGCGATCGGTGGCGCGCTGACCGCGGCGTACTTCCTGCGCCTGCTCCGCAAGGTCACCCACGGCGCGGCCTCACCCGCGGTTTCGTCCGCGGCGCCGGTCCGGCTCAGCGGCATGGAACTCGTGGCCTGGTCGCCGCTGGTCGTGCTCGCGCTCGTCGTCGGCCTGGTGCCGGCGCTCGTGCTCGGCCTGTCCGAGGCGCCGGTGCAGGCCCTGATCGAGGCGGTGACGCGGTGA
- a CDS encoding NADH-quinone oxidoreductase subunit L: MSLDVLGPLLPVVPLVAALSGFLLPLRSRTAAASVGIAGAAGALVVAILLAVRVGEPFETVVDWVRIGDLSVTAGVRIDQAAALVAVAVGVVALAVQVYSTTYLHDDDRYPPYAAQVSLFTAAMLLVVVAGDLILLLVGWEVMGICSYLLIGHDRRLPEAPRAAVKAFLVTRVGDIGFLLGIVLLGVNAGSFWITQVLVALPGLPAATVTAAALLLLAGVAGKSAQFPLHTWLPDAMAGPTPISALIHAATMVAAGIYVVTRLYPVFVLGDPALVVLGVMAVITVLIGAFAATAQDDIKRVLAWSTVSQIGYMAAALAVGAPAVALFHLLTHAAFKALLFLGAGSVIHAVGSNSMSAMGGLRRRMPGTFWAMTIGLGALIGLPPLAGFWSKDAVLHAASSADAGWLPGVVYGVGVAGVLVTAWYAGRLWLRTFFGAPRSAGAESAHEPPWPMAVPVLVLAVPSALLGLLAFADGFGERLTPLVVDLPETSLAHLGAETALPLAMLVVGVGLVWALWRRDTAADPARYLGPLRSTFDHAFWLDNVQSWLVVRPVVALARGVSATDQRVVDGAVEGTGQSTADAGDRLAAWHRAGLPRAATALLAGVLVLGLAAALYGSAT; encoded by the coding sequence ATGAGCCTCGACGTGCTCGGGCCGCTGCTGCCCGTCGTACCCCTGGTGGCGGCTCTTTCCGGTTTCCTCCTGCCGCTGCGGTCCCGGACCGCGGCGGCTTCCGTCGGCATCGCCGGCGCGGCCGGGGCCCTCGTGGTCGCGATCCTGCTGGCCGTGCGGGTCGGGGAGCCGTTCGAGACGGTCGTCGACTGGGTCCGCATCGGCGACCTGTCGGTCACGGCGGGTGTGCGGATCGACCAGGCGGCGGCACTGGTGGCGGTGGCGGTCGGCGTGGTCGCGCTGGCCGTTCAGGTCTACTCGACGACCTACCTGCACGACGACGACCGCTACCCGCCGTACGCTGCCCAGGTCAGCCTCTTCACCGCCGCGATGCTGCTGGTCGTGGTGGCCGGCGACCTGATCCTGCTGCTGGTCGGCTGGGAGGTCATGGGCATCTGCTCCTACCTGCTCATCGGCCACGACCGGCGGCTGCCCGAGGCGCCCCGGGCGGCGGTGAAGGCGTTCCTGGTCACCCGGGTCGGCGACATCGGCTTCCTGCTGGGCATCGTGCTGCTCGGGGTCAACGCCGGCAGCTTCTGGATCACGCAGGTGCTGGTCGCGCTGCCCGGCCTGCCTGCCGCCACCGTCACCGCGGCCGCGCTCCTGCTGCTGGCCGGGGTCGCCGGCAAGAGCGCGCAGTTCCCGCTGCACACCTGGTTGCCCGACGCGATGGCCGGCCCGACCCCGATCTCCGCGCTGATCCACGCGGCCACGATGGTGGCCGCCGGCATCTACGTGGTGACCCGGCTCTACCCGGTGTTCGTGCTCGGCGACCCGGCGCTGGTGGTGCTCGGCGTCATGGCCGTGATCACCGTGCTGATCGGGGCGTTCGCCGCGACCGCGCAGGACGACATCAAACGGGTGCTGGCCTGGTCGACGGTCTCGCAGATCGGCTACATGGCGGCCGCGCTGGCCGTCGGCGCGCCCGCGGTGGCGCTGTTCCACCTGCTCACCCACGCCGCGTTCAAGGCGCTGCTGTTCCTCGGGGCCGGTTCGGTGATCCACGCCGTGGGCAGCAACTCGATGTCGGCGATGGGCGGCCTGCGGCGCCGGATGCCGGGGACGTTCTGGGCGATGACGATCGGGCTCGGCGCGCTGATCGGGCTGCCGCCGCTGGCCGGGTTCTGGAGCAAGGACGCGGTGCTGCACGCGGCGTCGTCGGCCGACGCGGGCTGGCTGCCGGGCGTGGTCTACGGCGTCGGCGTCGCCGGGGTCCTCGTCACCGCCTGGTACGCGGGCCGCCTCTGGCTGCGGACGTTCTTCGGCGCGCCCCGTTCGGCCGGCGCGGAGTCGGCCCACGAGCCGCCGTGGCCGATGGCGGTGCCGGTGCTCGTGCTGGCGGTGCCCAGCGCGCTGCTCGGGTTGCTGGCGTTCGCCGACGGGTTCGGTGAGCGGCTCACCCCGCTGGTGGTCGACCTGCCGGAGACGTCGCTGGCCCACCTCGGCGCCGAGACCGCACTGCCGCTGGCGATGCTGGTGGTCGGGGTCGGGCTGGTGTGGGCGCTGTGGCGGCGCGACACCGCGGCCGACCCGGCCCGCTATCTCGGCCCGTTGCGGTCGACGTTCGACCACGCGTTCTGGCTCGACAACGTGCAGTCCTGGCTGGTCGTGCGGCCCGTCGTGGCGCTCGCCCGGGGTGTGTCCGCCACGGATCAGCGGGTGGTCGACGGGGCGGTGGAAGGCACGGGCCAGAGCACCGCGGACGCCGGCGACCGGTTGGCGGCCTGGCACCGGGCCGGGCTGCCGCGCGCGGCGACGGCGCTGCTGGCCGGCGTGCTCGTGCTCGGGCTCGCGGCGGCGCTCTACGGGAGTGCGACATGA
- the nuoK gene encoding NADH-quinone oxidoreductase subunit NuoK has protein sequence MRPVIPYVVAALLFGAGVYGVLRRRNAVLVLMAVELMLNAVNLILVTADTTVRATLPHGGQVFALFVIVLAAAEVGVGLAIVLQLYRLRASVAVDTVRLDAAPASELDEPRVGR, from the coding sequence ATGAGACCCGTCATCCCCTACGTCGTGGCCGCGCTGCTGTTCGGCGCCGGCGTCTACGGCGTGCTCCGCCGGCGCAACGCGGTGCTGGTGCTGATGGCCGTCGAGCTGATGCTCAACGCGGTCAACCTGATCCTGGTCACCGCCGACACCACGGTCCGGGCCACGCTGCCGCACGGCGGGCAGGTGTTCGCCCTGTTCGTGATCGTGCTCGCCGCGGCCGAGGTGGGCGTGGGCCTGGCCATCGTGCTCCAGCTCTACCGGCTGCGGGCCAGCGTCGCGGTCGACACCGTGCGGCTCGACGCCGCGCCGGCCAGCGAGCTCGACGAACCCCGGGTGGGCCGATGA
- a CDS encoding NADH-quinone oxidoreductase subunit J, which translates to MTGADVLLLALGAVAVGSGVLVVTTDQLVRAGLYLVVCLGALAGLFLVLTAELVAWVQVLIYVGAVVVLLLFAVMLTRAPIGRSPDLDRPGLPAALIGGGAGLGLAALFADAFRWSSVDLPAPGTAEAIGTELFRSWVLPFEVLSVLLLAALVGAIIVSRPDIGSRR; encoded by the coding sequence GTGACCGGCGCCGACGTGCTGCTGCTGGCCCTCGGGGCGGTGGCAGTGGGTTCCGGCGTCCTCGTGGTGACCACCGACCAGCTCGTCCGGGCCGGCCTCTACCTCGTGGTCTGCCTCGGCGCGCTGGCCGGCCTGTTCCTCGTGCTCACCGCCGAGCTGGTGGCCTGGGTCCAGGTGCTGATCTACGTCGGCGCGGTCGTGGTGCTGCTGCTGTTCGCGGTGATGCTGACCCGCGCGCCGATCGGCCGCTCGCCCGACCTCGACCGGCCGGGCCTGCCGGCCGCGCTGATCGGCGGTGGCGCCGGGCTCGGCCTCGCCGCGTTGTTCGCCGACGCGTTCCGCTGGTCGTCGGTCGACCTGCCGGCCCCCGGCACCGCGGAGGCCATCGGCACCGAGCTGTTCCGCTCCTGGGTGCTGCCGTTCGAGGTGCTCTCGGTGCTCCTGCTCGCAGCGCTGGTCGGCGCCATCATCGTGTCCCGGCCCGACATCGGGAGCCGGCGATGA
- a CDS encoding response regulator transcription factor: MGADTMAGGMTYGLGGARVAVAIVDDHPVVLEGVRSWLSADPRLEVVATGDNVDAVLTAGPADVILLDLRLHGRMVVDKVSELSAAGQRVVVYSEHHEPSTILAVLDAGAVAFLAKHEGRDHCVETVLAAAADRPYVPPSLAGAMVGDRRSTRPALSDKEREALLLWFQSMSKASVAKRMQISEHTVKQYVDRARIKYARAGRPAATKSALLARAIEDGLIRPEEIGTYRSYASPDRPSQ; encoded by the coding sequence ATGGGCGCAGACACGATGGCGGGCGGCATGACGTACGGGCTGGGAGGCGCACGGGTCGCGGTCGCGATCGTCGACGACCACCCCGTCGTACTCGAAGGCGTCCGCTCCTGGTTGTCCGCGGACCCGCGGCTGGAGGTGGTCGCGACCGGTGACAACGTCGACGCCGTGCTGACCGCCGGCCCGGCCGACGTGATCCTGCTCGACCTGCGCCTGCACGGGCGGATGGTGGTCGACAAGGTCAGCGAGCTGAGCGCCGCCGGCCAGCGGGTGGTGGTCTACTCCGAGCACCACGAGCCGTCGACGATCCTGGCCGTGCTCGACGCGGGCGCGGTCGCCTTCCTGGCCAAGCACGAGGGGCGCGACCACTGCGTCGAGACGGTGCTGGCCGCGGCGGCCGACCGGCCCTACGTGCCGCCGTCGCTGGCCGGCGCGATGGTCGGTGACCGGCGCAGCACCCGGCCGGCACTGTCCGACAAGGAGCGTGAGGCGCTGCTGCTCTGGTTCCAGTCGATGTCGAAGGCGTCGGTGGCCAAGCGCATGCAGATCAGCGAGCACACCGTCAAGCAGTACGTGGACCGGGCGCGGATCAAGTACGCCCGCGCCGGCCGGCCGGCGGCGACCAAGTCGGCGCTGCTCGCGCGGGCAATCGAGGACGGGCTGATCCGGCCCGAGGAGATCGGGACGTACCGGTCATACGCGTCACCCGATCGGCCATCGCAATAA